In Nicotiana tabacum cultivar K326 chromosome 17, ASM71507v2, whole genome shotgun sequence, one DNA window encodes the following:
- the LOC107827286 gene encoding homeobox-leucine zipper protein HAT5, producing the protein MGSGHIFFDPSCHGNMLFLGNSDPVFRGPRSMMKMEDSSKRRPFFSSPEELYDEEYYDEQSPEKKRRLTPEQVHLLEKSFEAENKLEPERKTQLAKKLGLQPRQVAVWFQNRRARWKTKTLERDYDQLKSSYDSLLSDFDSIRKDNEKLKAEVVSLMEKLQGKVVGEAGVINEKCEVLEVDALTLQVKVKAEDRLSSGSGGSAVVDEHSPQLVDSGDSYFHTGHMEEYPLGAGGCNNIPPPMDGLQSEEDDGSDDGGGHGYFCNVFVAAEEQQHEEGEPIGWFWS; encoded by the exons ATGGGATCTGGGCATATATTTTTCGACCCGTCTTGTCACGGCAACATGTTGTTCCTTGGGAATTCAGATCCTGTTTTCCGAG GACCAAgatcgatgatgaagatggaggaCTCCTCAAAGAGGCGACCTTTCTTTAGCTCGCCGGAGGAACTATATGACGAGGAATATTACGACGAGCAGTCGCCGGAGAAGAAGCGCCGTCTCACTCCCGAGCAG GTGCACTTGCTGGAGAAGAGCTTTGAGGCGGAGAACAAGCTGGAGCCAGAGCGTAAGACTCAGCTAGCCAAGAAGCTTGGCCTGCAGCCCAGGCAAGTGGCTGTGTGGTTCCAAAACCGCCGCGCCCGGTGGAAGACCAAGACGCTCGAAAGGGATTATGATCAGCTCAAATCCTCTTATGACTCTCTTCTCTCTGATTTTGACTCCATTCGCAAAGATAATGAGAAGCTCAAAGCTGAG GTGGTTTCATTGATGGAGAAGTTGCAGGGGAAAGTGGTTGGTGAAGCAGGGGTAATAAATGAAAAATGTGAGGTTTTGGAGGTAGATGCGCTGACCCTTCAAGTGAAGGTGAAGGCGGAGGACAGGCTGAGCAGTGGCAGCGGCGGAAGTGCGGTGGTAGATGAGCACAGTCCACAGCTGGTGGACAGTGGGGACTCCTATTTTCACACTGGTCATATGGAAGAGTATCCACTAGGGGCTGGAGGATGTAATAATATTCCTCCGCCTATGGATGGTTTGCAGTCGGAGGAAGATGATGGTAGTGATGACGGCGGCGGCCATGGCTACTTCTGTAACGTCTTTGTGGCGGCAGAGGAGCAGCAACATGAAGAAGGAGAGCCTATTGGGTGGTTCTGGTCTTGA